In Oryza brachyantha chromosome 2, ObraRS2, whole genome shotgun sequence, a single window of DNA contains:
- the LOC102705048 gene encoding protein At-4/1 isoform X2, which produces MAAAAGGDEELESLLRNFHRFSQGYKDALMEAQALRVNCSSESEKRQALESHIADLKSDNERLRRLYTETLFKFTNQMKFHTESRNLKEELEKANIRLLSREEEYKREIEQLKLGSEMNSNDLENKLSCALVQQATNEAVIKQLNLELEAHKAHIDMLSSRLEQVTFDVHQRYKNEIQDLKDVIIVEQAEKNDMHIKLQNAENELRTTKMKQAEQQRDSISAQHVETLKQKVMKLRKENESLKRRLA; this is translated from the exons atggcggcggcggcgggaggagacgAGGAGTTGGAATCGCTGCTCCGAAACTTCCACCGCTTCTCCCAG GGGTACAAGGATGCACTCATGGAAGCCCAGGCTTTAAGAGTGAACTGCAGCTCTGAATCCGAGAAGCGTCAAGCTCTTGAGTCACACATTGCAGATCTCAAGAGTG ATAATGAGAGGTTGAGAAGGCTGTACACTGAAACTTTGTTCAAGTTCACCAACCAG ATGAAATTTCACACAGAGTCTCGTAATCTGAAGGAAGAACTGGAAAAGGCGAACATAAGATTGTTATCCAGGGAAGAG GAGTATAAGAGGGAAATCGAACAGCTTAAGCTTGGCAGTGAAATGAACAGCAATGACCTGGAGAACAAGCTCAG CTGCGCTCTTGTTCAGCAAGCAACCAATGAAGCTGTGATAAAGCAACTCAACCTGGAACTAGAAGCTCATAAAGCTCACATTGACATGCTAAGTAGCAGGTTGGAGCAGGTTACTTTTGACGTACATCAGCGGT ATAAAAACGAGATTCAGGATCTAAAGGATGTGATTATTGTTGAACAGGCGGAGAAAAATGACATGCACATAAAGCTTCAGAATGCTGAAAATGAAT TGAGGACTACGAAGATGAAGCAGGCAGAGCAGCAGAGGGATTCCATCTCGGCTCAGCACGTGGAGACACTGAAGCAGAAGGTGATGAAGCTCCGGAAGGAGAACGAGTCCCTGAAGCGGAGGCTGGCTTGA
- the LOC102705048 gene encoding protein At-4/1 isoform X1, with translation MAAAAGGDEELESLLRNFHRFSQGYKDALMEAQALRVNCSSESEKRQALESHIADLKSDNERLRRLYTETLFKFTNQMKFHTESRNLKEELEKANIRLLSREEEYKREIEQLKLGSEMNSNDLENKLSCALVQQATNEAVIKQLNLELEAHKAHIDMLSSRLEQVTFDVHQRYKNEIQDLKDVIIVEQAEKNDMHIKLQNAENESLLSDGSVRTTKMKQAEQQRDSISAQHVETLKQKVMKLRKENESLKRRLA, from the exons atggcggcggcggcgggaggagacgAGGAGTTGGAATCGCTGCTCCGAAACTTCCACCGCTTCTCCCAG GGGTACAAGGATGCACTCATGGAAGCCCAGGCTTTAAGAGTGAACTGCAGCTCTGAATCCGAGAAGCGTCAAGCTCTTGAGTCACACATTGCAGATCTCAAGAGTG ATAATGAGAGGTTGAGAAGGCTGTACACTGAAACTTTGTTCAAGTTCACCAACCAG ATGAAATTTCACACAGAGTCTCGTAATCTGAAGGAAGAACTGGAAAAGGCGAACATAAGATTGTTATCCAGGGAAGAG GAGTATAAGAGGGAAATCGAACAGCTTAAGCTTGGCAGTGAAATGAACAGCAATGACCTGGAGAACAAGCTCAG CTGCGCTCTTGTTCAGCAAGCAACCAATGAAGCTGTGATAAAGCAACTCAACCTGGAACTAGAAGCTCATAAAGCTCACATTGACATGCTAAGTAGCAGGTTGGAGCAGGTTACTTTTGACGTACATCAGCGGT ATAAAAACGAGATTCAGGATCTAAAGGATGTGATTATTGTTGAACAGGCGGAGAAAAATGACATGCACATAAAGCTTCAGAATGCTGAAAATGAAT CATTGCTTTCTGATGGTTCAGTGAGGACTACGAAGATGAAGCAGGCAGAGCAGCAGAGGGATTCCATCTCGGCTCAGCACGTGGAGACACTGAAGCAGAAGGTGATGAAGCTCCGGAAGGAGAACGAGTCCCTGAAGCGGAGGCTGGCTTGA
- the LOC102705048 gene encoding protein At-4/1 isoform X3, which yields MAAAAGGDEELESLLRNFHRFSQGYKDALMEAQALRVNCSSESEKRQALESHIADLKSDNERLRRLYTETLFKFTNQMKFHTESRNLKEELEKANIRLLSREEEYKREIEQLKLGSEMNSNDLENKLSCALVQQATNEAVIKQLNLELEAHKAHIDMLSSRLEQVTFDVHQRYKNEIQDLKDVIIVEQAEKNDMHIKLQNAENEFETEEWSISSL from the exons atggcggcggcggcgggaggagacgAGGAGTTGGAATCGCTGCTCCGAAACTTCCACCGCTTCTCCCAG GGGTACAAGGATGCACTCATGGAAGCCCAGGCTTTAAGAGTGAACTGCAGCTCTGAATCCGAGAAGCGTCAAGCTCTTGAGTCACACATTGCAGATCTCAAGAGTG ATAATGAGAGGTTGAGAAGGCTGTACACTGAAACTTTGTTCAAGTTCACCAACCAG ATGAAATTTCACACAGAGTCTCGTAATCTGAAGGAAGAACTGGAAAAGGCGAACATAAGATTGTTATCCAGGGAAGAG GAGTATAAGAGGGAAATCGAACAGCTTAAGCTTGGCAGTGAAATGAACAGCAATGACCTGGAGAACAAGCTCAG CTGCGCTCTTGTTCAGCAAGCAACCAATGAAGCTGTGATAAAGCAACTCAACCTGGAACTAGAAGCTCATAAAGCTCACATTGACATGCTAAGTAGCAGGTTGGAGCAGGTTACTTTTGACGTACATCAGCGGT ATAAAAACGAGATTCAGGATCTAAAGGATGTGATTATTGTTGAACAGGCGGAGAAAAATGACATGCACATAAAGCTTCAGAATGCTGAAAATGAAT TTGAAACTGAAGAATGGTCTATATCTTCACTCTGA